A window from Thermodesulforhabdus norvegica encodes these proteins:
- a CDS encoding flagellar biosynthesis anti-sigma factor FlgM, with the protein MEIRKLSESTRKWLQAMKEYGASERPGRGKGTSSDVAVGDRVSESIKEMSQVTAAEEQKRAEKISRIADRIASGSYKPDYEALAARMLEETW; encoded by the coding sequence ATGGAAATCAGGAAGCTCTCTGAGAGCACCCGTAAATGGCTGCAGGCAATGAAAGAATACGGAGCAAGCGAACGGCCCGGACGGGGGAAGGGGACTTCTTCAGATGTAGCGGTTGGGGACAGGGTTTCAGAATCCATAAAGGAAATGTCTCAGGTTACGGCCGCTGAAGAGCAGAAGAGGGCCGAAAAGATTTCCCGGATAGCCGATCGTATTGCCTCTGGAAGTTACAAGCCCGATTACGAAGCTCTGGCGGCAAGGATGCTTGAGGAAACGTGGTAG
- a CDS encoding molybdenum cofactor biosynthesis protein MoaE, which yields MNICELIEKVRRNVDYVKVGMIVCHNGVVRATTRDGRPAEKLKIKKDQEAWDKVLQEMRSRPGIAAVEAYLHEGERKVGEDVLLVVVAGDIRENVFPVLEETVNRLKSEAIKKEETVIVSP from the coding sequence ATGAACATCTGTGAATTGATTGAGAAAGTGAGGCGTAACGTTGATTATGTGAAGGTCGGAATGATAGTCTGCCATAACGGTGTTGTAAGGGCTACTACAAGGGACGGAAGACCGGCGGAAAAGCTGAAGATTAAAAAGGATCAGGAGGCCTGGGATAAGGTGCTTCAGGAAATGCGTTCCCGTCCGGGAATTGCAGCCGTTGAGGCCTATCTCCACGAGGGTGAACGCAAAGTCGGAGAAGACGTTCTTCTTGTCGTAGTGGCGGGCGACATAAGAGAAAACGTTTTTCCCGTCCTGGAAGAGACGGTAAACCGCCTTAAAAGCGAAGCCATAAAGAAGGAAGAAACCGTAATCGTGTCTCCTTAA
- a CDS encoding methyl-accepting chemotaxis protein, with the protein MRGMSLRTKLFIFGTILVLVPLATISIYNYFEVKKSLVLTAETDSLHVCEGLSRVIKETLNSHLLSLKGLSALPEITNALEGDKFALMSLSGFLKGFSERAGEIHEVIFVTDGKGIIIADSRDGKYKGIDVTDREYWKKASGGVANIGDMILSKITGEPVVPLSVPVLSEGGRVMGTLTAVLKVGYLVDLISNTKVGKTGYAYMINGKGVIIAHPDKSLIMNLNLLQTRGLEELGRLMLSGKPGSVAYAFRGVNKVASYAPVGLNGWVVGATQPVDEFLGLVYKLRNVVVVVAGIFFALSIIGIYFFARSITKPVMDVAHGLMEGADQVATAAGEVSESSQSLAEESSSQAASVEETSSALEEMSSMTKQNAEHCSQALSLMKTVLQSVQDANRAMQDMKESMIEISRASDETQKIIKTIDEIAFQTNLLALNAAVEAARAGEAGAGFAVVADEVRSLAMRAAEAARNTAQLIEQTSQRVSVGTDLVEKAVKMFEGTRELTEKVGNLIEEISASSGEQAEGIEQINKAVSEIDRAIQKNAATAEETAAAAEELNAQTEQMREYVRELIKVIEGSVTDDARHPAVSSYEDVASRKTRKLPQKKVKEGVPVKSTGDKELSPEHQLPLDEDF; encoded by the coding sequence ATGAGGGGAATGTCTTTAAGAACGAAGCTTTTTATCTTTGGAACGATTCTGGTACTGGTGCCGCTGGCAACAATCAGCATCTACAACTACTTTGAGGTAAAAAAATCTCTGGTGCTAACGGCAGAAACTGATTCTCTTCATGTCTGTGAAGGCCTTTCGAGGGTGATTAAAGAAACCCTTAATTCCCATCTTTTGTCACTTAAAGGTCTGAGTGCTCTTCCCGAAATCACCAACGCACTTGAGGGTGATAAGTTTGCTTTGATGTCCCTTTCCGGTTTCCTGAAAGGATTTTCCGAGAGGGCAGGTGAAATTCATGAAGTGATATTTGTTACCGATGGAAAGGGGATAATAATAGCGGACAGCAGAGATGGGAAGTACAAGGGCATTGATGTGACCGATCGGGAGTACTGGAAAAAAGCATCCGGTGGAGTGGCAAACATCGGGGACATGATTCTGTCCAAGATAACGGGTGAGCCTGTAGTACCTCTGTCCGTGCCCGTACTCTCCGAGGGCGGTCGGGTTATGGGAACGCTGACGGCAGTTTTGAAAGTAGGGTATCTTGTCGATCTGATCAGCAATACCAAGGTGGGCAAGACGGGCTATGCTTACATGATCAACGGTAAGGGCGTCATCATAGCCCATCCCGACAAGAGCCTTATTATGAACCTCAATCTGCTGCAGACCAGGGGGCTTGAAGAACTGGGAAGGCTTATGCTCTCGGGCAAGCCGGGTTCGGTGGCCTATGCCTTTCGCGGTGTTAACAAAGTGGCAAGCTATGCCCCTGTCGGTCTTAACGGTTGGGTAGTTGGTGCAACCCAGCCCGTTGATGAATTTCTGGGGTTGGTTTATAAGCTCAGAAATGTCGTGGTCGTAGTGGCCGGCATTTTTTTCGCCCTGTCGATAATAGGCATTTATTTCTTCGCCCGTAGTATAACCAAGCCCGTTATGGATGTTGCCCACGGCCTTATGGAAGGAGCCGATCAGGTTGCTACGGCGGCAGGGGAAGTTTCCGAATCGAGCCAGTCTCTGGCCGAGGAATCTTCTTCTCAGGCTGCGTCGGTTGAAGAAACTTCGTCGGCCCTTGAAGAAATGTCTTCCATGACGAAGCAAAATGCCGAGCACTGTTCTCAGGCACTCTCCCTTATGAAGACGGTGTTGCAGTCCGTTCAGGATGCCAATAGAGCCATGCAGGATATGAAGGAGTCGATGATAGAAATTTCCCGTGCAAGCGATGAGACTCAGAAAATCATCAAAACCATCGACGAGATAGCCTTCCAGACGAACCTGCTCGCCCTGAACGCCGCAGTGGAAGCGGCTCGAGCCGGTGAAGCCGGTGCCGGGTTTGCTGTGGTGGCCGATGAGGTGAGAAGCCTTGCCATGCGTGCGGCCGAAGCGGCAAGAAACACGGCTCAACTGATTGAGCAGACTTCCCAACGCGTTTCCGTCGGTACGGACCTGGTGGAGAAAGCCGTAAAGATGTTTGAAGGTACCAGGGAATTGACCGAAAAGGTCGGCAACTTAATTGAAGAGATATCGGCATCATCGGGAGAACAGGCGGAGGGTATTGAGCAGATAAACAAAGCCGTCTCCGAAATAGACAGGGCCATTCAGAAAAATGCGGCAACGGCAGAAGAAACCGCAGCAGCCGCAGAGGAGTTGAATGCCCAGACGGAGCAGATGCGAGAATATGTCAGGGAGCTGATAAAAGTAATAGAGGGATCGGTAACCGACGACGCTCGCCACCCTGCGGTATCTTCTTACGAAGATGTTGCCTCCAGAAAAACCCGGAAACTACCGCAAAAGAAGGTCAAAGAAGGAGTACCGGTAAAGAGCACAGGTGATAAGGAACTCTCCCCGGAACATCAGCTTCCCCTTGATGAAGATTTCTAA
- the mce gene encoding methylmalonyl-CoA epimerase, with translation MKVLKIDHIGVAVKNIEEVRRLYEDVLGIPFEGMETVAEQKVTTAFFPVGDSEIELLQSTDPDGPVAKFIEKRGEGIQHIAFQVENLEEALEELKQKGVKLIDEKPRIGAGGAKIAFLHPKSTYGVLIELCERSK, from the coding sequence ATGAAGGTTCTGAAGATTGATCATATCGGCGTGGCCGTAAAAAACATAGAAGAAGTGAGAAGACTTTATGAGGATGTTCTGGGTATTCCCTTCGAGGGCATGGAGACGGTGGCAGAACAAAAGGTCACAACGGCATTTTTTCCTGTGGGAGACTCCGAAATAGAGCTTTTACAATCAACGGATCCTGATGGGCCTGTTGCCAAGTTCATTGAAAAGCGGGGAGAAGGGATACAGCATATCGCCTTTCAGGTGGAGAACCTTGAGGAAGCTCTGGAGGAACTCAAGCAGAAAGGCGTAAAGCTCATCGACGAAAAGCCAAGAATAGGAGCAGGTGGAGCCAAAATAGCCTTTCTGCATCCCAAGTCCACCTATGGCGTTCTGATAGAACTTTGCGAACGTTCTAAATAA
- a CDS encoding BFD-like (2Fe-2S) protein: protein MANKIVCFCFGYGEEEIAEDVRKNGGRSVILEQIAASKRAGSCKCRDVHPEGR, encoded by the coding sequence ATGGCGAATAAAATTGTTTGTTTCTGTTTTGGGTACGGTGAAGAAGAGATCGCAGAAGATGTCAGGAAAAATGGTGGCAGGTCCGTAATACTTGAGCAAATAGCGGCATCAAAAAGAGCCGGTTCCTGCAAGTGCCGGGATGTGCACCCCGAAGGCAGGTGA
- a CDS encoding DVU0524 family FlgM-associated protein gives MIITDHRVKSVLRTYANQLRQSKLPREKSSGSVVPSGEKITISEEAKKRLVFDRLTKHALEQAKALRSGDSEDSAEGVESSDNAEEVEGRDQPAVEKANL, from the coding sequence ATGATCATTACGGATCATCGTGTCAAGAGTGTTCTGCGCACCTATGCTAATCAGTTGCGCCAGAGCAAATTGCCCAGGGAAAAGTCTTCCGGGTCTGTGGTGCCCTCTGGAGAAAAGATTACCATATCGGAGGAAGCGAAGAAACGGCTTGTTTTTGACCGGCTGACAAAACACGCCCTTGAACAGGCGAAGGCTTTGAGGTCGGGGGATTCTGAAGATTCTGCCGAAGGAGTTGAGTCTTCTGATAATGCTGAAGAAGTCGAGGGCAGGGATCAGCCAGCAGTGGAAAAGGCTAACCTGTAA
- a CDS encoding GGDEF domain-containing protein, whose amino-acid sequence MDVLDLSRSVFRCMRLIEQQGLEVSVETLASYLAKDDQIRNMLDSADVAPEEAQNKGLLRSGDRAFRLLREAEEEISEWQTLSQELFTTLIPMVTIPDNREVKKSFEMLKKSIVEKVDVRELRRYVDSLKKALLAFDGSESAGIKRQKKSFWSLLGGKKSQDMEIVLETLHRVLMAVEELVPESRKQFWKRLVESVPSANGNLEKTLDEVVKFFTQLSSDLENERTQLRLFITELGKNLVEIEKHVVASLERRDRIRDINQAFHRNLDSEIGDLQQGMSISRSLEELRKIVLAKVALIKKAIEEKRRYEEVHERELDIRMKRLQKDLANIHREIHQIQSQKELLEREALTDPLTGVMNRRAYEKRIQEEWERYKRYGHIFSILVIDVDRFKDINDRYGHIAGDLILKELTRRVANHLRRSDMIFRYGGEEFVVILPGTDINGAKEVGEKIRKMVEATKFVYKGSPIAVSLSVGVSQVKEDDENSTDVFGRADAALYRAKSEGRNRVIACFERESTL is encoded by the coding sequence GTGGATGTTCTGGATCTGTCGCGAAGTGTATTCCGGTGCATGCGGTTAATAGAACAACAGGGACTTGAGGTATCCGTTGAAACCCTTGCCAGTTATCTTGCTAAAGACGATCAGATCAGAAACATGCTGGATTCTGCAGATGTTGCCCCGGAAGAGGCTCAGAATAAAGGCCTTTTGAGGTCTGGAGATAGGGCTTTCCGGCTACTGAGAGAAGCAGAGGAAGAAATCTCGGAATGGCAGACCCTTTCTCAGGAGCTTTTTACAACCCTGATCCCCATGGTAACGATCCCGGACAACAGGGAAGTCAAGAAATCTTTTGAGATGCTGAAGAAGTCTATTGTGGAAAAGGTTGATGTACGGGAATTGCGTCGTTACGTTGACAGCTTGAAAAAAGCTTTGCTGGCCTTTGATGGCTCTGAGTCAGCGGGCATAAAAAGGCAGAAAAAAAGCTTCTGGTCTCTGCTTGGTGGTAAAAAATCACAGGACATGGAGATCGTCCTGGAGACCCTTCATCGGGTTCTTATGGCGGTAGAAGAGCTCGTTCCGGAATCGAGAAAACAGTTCTGGAAAAGGCTCGTCGAGAGCGTACCTTCTGCCAATGGAAACCTGGAAAAAACACTCGACGAGGTCGTCAAATTTTTTACACAGCTCAGCTCCGATCTGGAAAACGAAAGAACTCAACTCAGGCTCTTCATCACCGAACTCGGGAAAAATCTCGTAGAGATAGAAAAACATGTGGTTGCATCACTGGAGCGCAGAGACAGGATCAGAGATATTAATCAGGCCTTTCATAGAAACCTGGACAGCGAAATCGGGGACCTCCAGCAGGGTATGTCTATCAGCAGAAGTCTGGAGGAGCTCAGGAAGATCGTTCTGGCAAAGGTGGCATTGATTAAAAAAGCCATTGAAGAGAAGCGCAGGTATGAAGAAGTTCACGAACGGGAACTTGATATAAGGATGAAGCGACTTCAGAAGGACCTGGCCAATATTCACAGAGAAATCCATCAGATCCAAAGCCAGAAAGAGCTTCTGGAACGAGAGGCATTAACGGATCCTCTAACGGGCGTAATGAACCGACGGGCTTACGAAAAAAGGATTCAGGAGGAATGGGAGCGGTACAAAAGATATGGTCACATATTTTCAATTCTCGTCATAGACGTCGATCGTTTCAAAGATATTAACGACCGTTATGGTCATATTGCAGGAGATCTCATTTTGAAGGAGTTGACCAGAAGGGTGGCAAATCATCTTCGCAGATCAGATATGATTTTCCGCTACGGCGGTGAGGAATTCGTGGTTATACTTCCGGGAACGGATATTAACGGGGCAAAAGAGGTGGGGGAGAAGATAAGAAAAATGGTCGAAGCTACCAAGTTTGTTTACAAGGGCTCACCCATTGCCGTTAGCCTCAGCGTCGGGGTGTCTCAGGTTAAAGAAGACGATGAGAACAGCACCGATGTTTTCGGCAGAGCGGATGCCGCTCTCTACAGGGCCAAAAGCGAAGGGCGTAACCGTGTAATTGCCTGTTTTGAAAGAGAAAGCACTCTTTAA
- a CDS encoding macro domain-containing protein: MKLEVKGKVVELVQGDITEMDTDAIVNAANEQLILGGGVAGAIRKKGGPSIQEECNRIGGTTVGNAVVTGAGNLKAKYVIHAVGPRYGEGDEDRKLRNATWNSLLRATEKGCSSIAFPAISTGIFGFPKDRCARIMLRTVKEFLEKEQTTLSRVAFCLFTREDLSVFEEAMKEAFDTV, translated from the coding sequence ATGAAGCTGGAGGTGAAAGGGAAGGTGGTTGAGCTGGTTCAGGGCGATATTACCGAGATGGATACGGACGCAATAGTCAATGCCGCCAACGAACAGCTTATCCTCGGCGGTGGAGTAGCAGGAGCAATTCGCAAAAAAGGAGGACCTTCGATACAAGAAGAATGCAACCGCATAGGGGGGACAACCGTCGGAAACGCCGTAGTCACCGGGGCCGGAAACCTTAAAGCAAAATACGTCATTCACGCCGTAGGCCCCAGATACGGCGAAGGAGACGAGGACCGCAAGCTCAGGAATGCCACGTGGAACAGCCTGCTTCGGGCTACCGAGAAGGGTTGTTCTTCCATTGCCTTTCCTGCAATAAGCACCGGAATCTTCGGCTTCCCCAAGGATCGTTGTGCCCGAATTATGCTCAGGACGGTAAAGGAATTTCTGGAAAAAGAACAGACGACCCTTTCAAGGGTGGCTTTCTGCCTTTTTACACGCGAGGACTTATCCGTATTTGAAGAAGCTATGAAAGAGGCCTTCGATACGGTATAA
- a CDS encoding acyl-CoA mutase large subunit family protein, with the protein MFDREKLDKVSKSKQEWEAKVLEPALKKAPERKRVFTTVSGTPVERLYTPLDIADFDYERDLGYPGAYPFTRGVQPTMYRGRVWTMRQYAGFGSAKETNARFRYLLEQGQTGLSVAFDLPTQSGYDSDHPLAVGEVGKVGVAIDSIEDMRVLFDGIPLDKVTTSMTINAPATILLAMYLAIAEEQGVPFDKVGGTVQNDILKEYTVRGQYIFPPKPSMRLTVDLIEYCFQHVPRWNTISISGYHIREAGATAAQEMAFTIADGIAYVQACIDRGLDVDTFAPRLSFFFNAFTNVLEEVAKFRAGRRYWAKIMKERFGAKNPRSMMMRYHVQTGGVTLTAQQPLNNIVRVTLQAFAAALGGCQSLHTNSYDEALCLPTEQAVTVALRTQQIVAEESGATDTIDPLAGSYYVEALTNQIEKQIDDYIKKIDEMGGTLAAIEQGFIQKEIQESAYRFQKEIESGERVYVGVNKYVMDEPPPTNLLRVDMEVGRREAEKVRKLRQQRDQKKWREALEYLREVSMSDQNVMPAVIEAVKARATVGEICDLWREIFGEYRPESFI; encoded by the coding sequence ATGTTCGACAGGGAGAAGCTCGATAAAGTTTCAAAAAGCAAGCAGGAATGGGAGGCCAAGGTCCTGGAACCGGCGCTGAAAAAGGCACCGGAAAGGAAACGGGTTTTCACGACGGTGTCGGGTACACCCGTTGAGAGGCTGTACACACCGCTGGACATAGCGGATTTTGATTACGAACGTGATCTGGGATATCCCGGGGCATATCCCTTCACCCGGGGGGTTCAGCCCACCATGTACAGGGGAAGAGTCTGGACAATGCGGCAGTATGCCGGCTTTGGGAGTGCAAAGGAGACGAATGCCCGTTTCAGATACCTTTTAGAACAGGGACAGACGGGTTTAAGTGTAGCTTTTGACCTTCCAACTCAGTCGGGTTACGACAGCGATCATCCTCTCGCCGTAGGAGAAGTCGGCAAAGTGGGGGTTGCTATTGACTCAATAGAGGACATGAGAGTTCTCTTTGACGGGATTCCTCTGGACAAAGTTACCACCTCCATGACCATAAACGCTCCGGCCACGATACTCCTTGCCATGTATCTTGCCATTGCCGAAGAACAGGGTGTTCCCTTTGATAAAGTGGGAGGCACCGTTCAGAACGATATTCTCAAAGAGTACACGGTGAGGGGTCAATACATATTTCCGCCGAAGCCCAGCATGAGGCTTACCGTTGATCTTATTGAATACTGCTTCCAGCATGTGCCACGATGGAATACCATCAGCATTAGCGGTTACCACATAAGAGAGGCCGGGGCGACGGCCGCTCAGGAGATGGCCTTTACCATTGCCGATGGAATCGCCTATGTCCAGGCCTGCATAGATCGTGGTCTCGACGTGGACACCTTTGCACCACGCCTGAGCTTTTTCTTCAATGCCTTTACCAACGTTCTCGAAGAGGTCGCAAAGTTCAGGGCCGGCAGACGCTACTGGGCGAAGATTATGAAAGAGCGATTCGGAGCCAAAAACCCACGATCCATGATGATGCGTTATCATGTACAGACAGGGGGTGTAACCCTCACGGCGCAACAACCGCTGAACAATATCGTCCGGGTTACTCTTCAGGCCTTTGCTGCTGCTCTCGGAGGTTGCCAGTCGCTTCATACGAACTCTTACGACGAAGCCCTCTGTCTTCCCACCGAGCAGGCAGTAACCGTAGCCCTGAGGACTCAGCAGATAGTAGCCGAAGAAAGCGGGGCTACCGACACGATAGATCCTCTGGCCGGCTCTTATTACGTAGAAGCCCTAACGAATCAGATCGAAAAGCAAATCGACGATTACATAAAAAAGATCGACGAAATGGGCGGAACTCTTGCCGCCATAGAACAGGGGTTCATACAAAAGGAAATTCAGGAAAGTGCCTACCGTTTTCAGAAGGAAATAGAGTCGGGAGAGCGGGTCTACGTGGGGGTTAACAAATACGTGATGGACGAGCCTCCACCGACCAACCTGCTAAGAGTGGACATGGAGGTCGGCAGGAGAGAAGCCGAAAAGGTGAGGAAACTCAGGCAGCAGAGGGATCAGAAGAAGTGGCGGGAAGCCCTTGAGTATCTGCGGGAAGTTTCCATGAGCGATCAGAATGTCATGCCGGCCGTAATAGAGGCGGTAAAGGCCAGGGCAACCGTCGGTGAAATATGTGACCTGTGGCGTGAAATTTTCGGAGAATACAGGCCGGAGTCCTTTATATAA
- a CDS encoding cobalamin B12-binding domain-containing protein produces MSQESQERKIKVIIAKPGLDGHDRGAKLLARILAEAGMEVVYTGLRQTPEMIVETALQEDADVIGISSLSGVHMYFFPRVLELLREKGMNDVMLIGGGIIPQDDAEELKKMGVAEIFGPGTPTGQIVEFIRKNVRKR; encoded by the coding sequence ATGTCTCAGGAATCTCAGGAACGAAAGATCAAGGTAATAATAGCGAAGCCGGGACTGGACGGGCATGATCGGGGGGCTAAGCTCCTTGCTCGTATCCTTGCGGAAGCCGGTATGGAAGTCGTTTACACCGGGCTCAGGCAAACTCCCGAGATGATAGTAGAAACCGCCCTTCAGGAAGATGCCGATGTTATAGGCATAAGCTCTCTTTCCGGGGTTCACATGTACTTCTTCCCTCGAGTGCTTGAACTGTTGCGAGAGAAAGGAATGAACGATGTCATGCTGATTGGCGGAGGAATAATACCTCAGGATGATGCAGAAGAGCTGAAGAAAATGGGCGTGGCCGAGATCTTCGGTCCCGGGACGCCCACCGGTCAGATTGTGGAATTTATTCGGAAAAACGTCAGAAAACGATAA
- the acnA gene encoding aconitate hydratase AcnA: MGKRCLNSFGCLQKIALSGREYLFVSLEALANKLGIELNTYPHSWKIVMENLVRNEDGFFVTRDTLFRAVESFERRDGSSEVPFFPSRMILQDFTGVPAIVDLAAMRDVMAEWGMDPSLINPRIPVHLVIDHSLQVDVWGSDEAEEINLKKEFERNTERYQLLKWAQQSFSRFHVVPPGKGIIHQINLEHLATVVRKDLTDDGEMMFPDTVVGTDSHTTMINGLGVLGWGVGGIEAEAVILGLPYYFPVPEVVGVMLVGNLPSRSTATDVALLVTEELRKVGVVGKFVEFFGPAWRNMSLMDRATLANMAPEYGATIGFCPVDDETIRFLEQTGFRGIDAETVKKYLKAQHLFGDYENPERVKFSQVIEIDVAKAVPSLAGPKRPQDRIPLYEMHSAFPSILKRPRNQWGYELKEEDEQKSVRVRLENGAEVTLRHGTVVLAAITSCTNTANPALLITAALLARKARESGISAKPWVKKSFTPGSRTVTHYLEKLGLLDDLKAMGFHVCGYGCATCIGNSGPLPEEIERAIVNNGLVTCAVVSANRNFEGRIHGAIRANFLASPPLVVAYALAGRIDFDWENEPLGQDPETGEPIYLRNLWPAKTEVEALTVRAFNPEVFGKLRSTLYEGTLLWENLKVTASDRFPWDDGSTYLRRPSYLKSVPLVPPAVGDIENARVLLYLGDSVTTDHISPAGAIPEDSPAGRYLLEKGLSPRLFNSYGARRGNDEVMVRGTFANIRLKNRLCPERTGGWTIHFPTGELCTVWEASERYRAEGVPLIVIAGKEYGTGSSRDWAAKGTAMLGVRAVIAESFERIHRSNLIGMGVLPLQFPDGQSAEKLGLSGHEVFSIKGISPEMKPRCRLKVVARRPGKDLEFDVICRLDTPVEISYYIHGGILPRVLREMAKSEGKEFSNGE, from the coding sequence ATGGGGAAAAGGTGTCTCAACTCTTTTGGCTGCCTGCAAAAGATCGCCCTTTCAGGTCGCGAATATCTCTTCGTCAGTCTTGAAGCTTTAGCCAACAAGCTCGGTATAGAGCTCAACACCTATCCACATTCGTGGAAGATCGTTATGGAGAATCTCGTAAGGAACGAAGACGGCTTTTTCGTAACCCGGGATACCCTTTTCAGAGCCGTGGAATCCTTCGAACGAAGAGATGGATCATCGGAGGTTCCTTTTTTCCCCTCCAGGATGATTCTTCAGGATTTTACGGGGGTTCCTGCCATTGTAGATCTTGCGGCCATGAGGGACGTTATGGCCGAGTGGGGCATGGATCCTTCATTGATAAATCCGAGAATTCCAGTTCATCTGGTTATAGATCATTCCCTGCAGGTAGATGTCTGGGGAAGTGATGAAGCAGAGGAGATAAACCTGAAAAAGGAGTTCGAACGAAATACCGAGCGCTATCAACTTCTTAAGTGGGCTCAACAATCTTTCTCCCGGTTTCATGTCGTACCTCCCGGTAAGGGTATTATCCATCAGATAAATTTAGAACATCTGGCAACGGTCGTGAGAAAGGATCTTACGGACGACGGCGAGATGATGTTTCCCGACACGGTCGTGGGAACCGATTCTCACACCACTATGATAAACGGGTTGGGCGTTCTGGGATGGGGTGTCGGGGGGATCGAGGCCGAGGCGGTTATTCTGGGTCTGCCCTACTACTTCCCGGTACCGGAAGTGGTCGGCGTCATGCTCGTTGGAAACCTGCCTTCGCGTTCAACAGCCACCGACGTTGCCCTTCTCGTAACGGAAGAGCTGAGAAAGGTAGGTGTGGTCGGAAAGTTTGTGGAATTTTTTGGCCCGGCATGGCGCAATATGAGTCTTATGGATCGTGCAACCCTTGCAAACATGGCACCGGAATACGGAGCCACTATCGGTTTCTGTCCTGTAGATGACGAAACCATAAGGTTTCTGGAACAGACCGGATTTCGAGGCATTGACGCAGAAACGGTTAAAAAATATCTGAAGGCACAGCACCTCTTTGGCGATTATGAAAACCCCGAAAGGGTTAAGTTTTCTCAGGTCATAGAAATCGATGTGGCGAAGGCCGTACCGTCTCTTGCCGGCCCTAAAAGGCCTCAGGACCGGATCCCACTTTACGAAATGCATTCCGCCTTTCCATCAATTCTGAAGAGGCCGCGCAATCAATGGGGTTACGAACTCAAGGAGGAGGACGAACAAAAATCGGTTAGGGTGCGCCTTGAGAACGGAGCCGAGGTGACCCTTCGCCACGGCACGGTCGTTCTGGCTGCGATCACCAGTTGCACCAACACGGCAAACCCTGCCCTGCTGATAACAGCCGCACTCCTTGCGAGAAAAGCGCGAGAATCTGGTATTTCGGCAAAACCCTGGGTCAAGAAGTCCTTCACCCCGGGATCAAGGACCGTAACCCATTATCTGGAAAAACTGGGTCTTCTTGATGATCTCAAAGCTATGGGGTTTCACGTGTGCGGTTACGGATGCGCAACCTGCATAGGAAACAGCGGGCCTCTTCCGGAAGAAATAGAAAGAGCCATTGTGAACAACGGACTCGTTACCTGCGCCGTTGTCAGTGCAAATCGAAATTTCGAAGGAAGAATTCACGGGGCAATCAGAGCAAACTTTCTTGCCTCTCCGCCCCTGGTAGTGGCCTATGCTCTTGCCGGCAGGATAGACTTTGACTGGGAGAACGAGCCGCTCGGGCAGGATCCCGAGACGGGTGAACCGATATATCTCAGAAATCTCTGGCCGGCAAAAACAGAGGTGGAAGCACTGACCGTCAGGGCTTTCAATCCCGAGGTTTTCGGCAAACTCAGAAGCACTCTTTACGAAGGAACCTTGCTCTGGGAAAACCTGAAGGTGACGGCCTCAGATCGATTCCCCTGGGATGACGGGTCAACCTATCTCAGGCGTCCTTCCTACTTAAAAAGCGTTCCCCTCGTTCCCCCTGCAGTCGGCGATATCGAAAATGCCAGGGTTCTCCTGTATCTCGGCGACTCCGTAACCACGGATCACATATCGCCGGCAGGAGCCATTCCGGAAGACTCGCCTGCAGGAAGATATCTGCTTGAAAAGGGGCTGTCACCCCGGCTCTTTAATTCCTACGGTGCACGCCGCGGAAACGATGAAGTCATGGTTCGTGGAACCTTTGCCAACATCCGCCTTAAAAACAGGTTGTGTCCCGAAAGAACGGGGGGATGGACGATACATTTCCCTACCGGGGAACTTTGCACCGTCTGGGAGGCAAGCGAAAGGTATCGGGCAGAAGGAGTGCCCTTAATTGTAATAGCCGGGAAGGAGTACGGAACGGGGAGCAGTCGGGACTGGGCCGCCAAAGGTACGGCCATGCTGGGGGTTAGAGCCGTAATTGCCGAAAGCTTTGAAAGAATTCACAGAAGTAACCTTATCGGTATGGGTGTATTGCCCCTCCAGTTTCCGGATGGTCAGTCGGCAGAAAAATTGGGCCTTTCCGGGCACGAGGTTTTTTCAATAAAGGGTATATCCCCAGAAATGAAACCCCGTTGCAGGCTAAAGGTCGTGGCCAGGCGACCCGGTAAAGACCTTGAGTTCGACGTGATATGCCGACTTGATACGCCGGTTGAGATTTCGTATTACATTCATGGAGGCATCCTGCCCAGGGTTCTCCGGGAAATGGCAAAATCTGAGGGAAAGGAATTTTCCAATGGCGAATAA